From the Mammaliicoccus sciuri genome, the window CTGAAGCAACTGATCATGTTCTTCTAAATATTCAACAATGATTCCAATAATAAGCGCACTGAAACTTCTATCCAGCACAAGATGTTCAGTATCACTTTCGTTAACACTACTTAAAACAAACTCACAATGCTCAAGTAACTGTAGCATTTGATATTCTTCCAATTTACCACTTATAATTAAACGCGCAATTAAATCAAAATTATCTTCACGAATATTGGCATTAGGGTTTCCAATATTGGACATCATTAATTTAAATTCTTCTTCTGTTACTTGTTTGTTAGGCAATTCATTTTTATATCTTTCAATTAATCCTTCGATAGTCATTAAGAACACATCCTTTAGACTCTATTATTCATTATTATATTGTATTTTTACAATGAATGAAATGAGACATATTTATTTCAATTGCATAGTATAATAAACTGTACATACTAACCTTACATTTTTGGAGTGATTATATGGAAATATTTCAAGAGTTTAAAAAGCAATTTATTAACTTTTTAAATAGCGATAATCGAATAGTATTAACGAAAGGTATGTTTCATGAGATAAAATTATTATCTATTTTAGCTGCAATAGAAGCTCAATCCCAATATTCAAAAGGAACATTATATGCTCATTCTAATGAAGTTTTCAAAGATCTGACAGAACAAGGCATGCTTATAAAAGAGATACCACTAAACACAACTTTCAAATTGAATGATTTATCATTACAGTTAAATTTATATACCGCAAATACCCCTAACTTTGGCGAATTTGCAATATATTATCCAGTGAATCCAAAAACAATAAAAGGAAAAAACTTTGAAATATTAGTTGATCACATAAAAGAAAATCCCGCTTCAAAAGTATTTATTATTACAGCAAATGACTGGGAGTTTAATAGCAAAGTGTCTAAAACATTAGAAGAAATGTCCGACATAGTTGTAGGAGAAGATTTAAAACAGGGAATTCAGAAAATATTTAATTCTGGTTTCAATAATAATTATTGAAGTTCATCAATAATATTGATAATTATCTAAATATAGATTAAAATTATAATCAAATAGCGGTGCATATCTGCGGAATGCACTTGAGGTTGACTGTTACTGACGGTCTCCTCTTTTTTTAACTTACTATGTAAAAACATACTAATAGAAGTATATAAGTTAAATTTATAACCATGTAGGAATTTATTATTAGAGAGAATAAGTTTCCCTATAAGAATAAGAAACGTACTTGTTACAAGTGTAGCTATATGATGAATGAATTAGAGGTAACATTAATCTTGTATGGAGACTCGTTTTAGTTTATTATTTAGCCATAATATGAATATGCGGGAGTACCCGTAGTGAAGCCCCCAATTCAAGAATTGGGGGTTTTTGCTTTATTAATTGGGGATCGAAAAGATGAACAAATCAGAAGGGATAGGGAGTTAGACATGACTGAGAGAAAACCTTTGATATTGGATATGCAACAGAGATACAATCAGAATTTTGATTACTATTGTAAGACCCCACATATCCAAAGATTTTTCAAAGCTTTAGATAAAATTATTGACAACTATGATATTAAATTCGAGGAAAGGGATTAGGTCCCGCAAGATTCTATAATCTTGTAAGTTTTAAGAAGAAGGGCTATACATTTTTAATGTATAGTTCTTTTTTTATGCTCAATTTCCTAAAAAAATTCACACTCTGCGGATTTTTTGCGAAATTTTTATAAAAATAAACACAAAAATAACCCTCTAGCCTGATTGCTAGAGGGTTATGTTATACGCTAACTATTATTGCTCTTCTTTAACGTATGGTAATAAAGCCATGTGACGTGCACGTTTGATAGCTACAGTAAGCATACGTTGGTATTTTGCTGAAGTACCTGTTACACGACGTGGTAAGATTTTACCTCTTTCTGAGATAAACTTTTTAAGTAAATCTGTATCTTTGTAGTCGATATGTGTAATACCGTTTGCTGTGAAGTAACAAACTTTTTTACGACGACGACCACCTCTTCTTGGTCCACCTGCCATGATTGTGTTCCTCCCTTCTCGTTAAATCTTTATCAATTTATATTCGTTTCAATCAACTATTAGAACGGCAAATCATCATCACTGATATCAATTGGGCCATTAGCGTTTGCAAATGGATTACTTGATTGTTGATTATTTGACTGTTGATTTGAAGGTGCTTTTTGTCCTTGTTGTTGGTTACCACCAAAGTCTTGTCCATAATTTTGGAATTCGTTATTATTTTGGTTATATGATTGATTATCATTACCAGATTGACGTTGATTTGCGCCTTTTGGTTCAAGGAATTGAACACTGTCACAAACAACTTCAGTTACATAAACACGACGACCTTCTTGGTTCTCGTAGCTACGAGATTGTAGACGACCTTCAACTCCTGCCAGACTACCTTTAGATAAGTAATTGTTTACATTCTCTGCGGGACGTCTAAATACAACACAGTTGATAAAGTCAGCTTCTCTTTCACCTTGCTGATTCGTATAAGTACGATTAATAGCTAAAGTAAAAGTAGCAACTTGAACGCCTGAGGGTGTTACTCTGTATTCCGGATCTTTAGTTAATCGACCGACTAATACAACACGATTAATCATTTAATCTCCCCCATTTTATAAGTTAAATTATTTTTCTTCTTCGCGTACTACGATGTGACGAATGATATCATCAGAGATTTTTGCTAAACGATCAAATTCACTGATAGCTTCGTCATTTTCAGACTTAACTCTAACGATGTTGTAGAAACCTTCTGTGAAGTCTTGGATTTCATAAGCTAAACGACGTTTACCCCAATCCTTTTCTTCGATGATTTCTGAACCGTTTGAAGATAAGATTCCTTTAAAACGCTCAACGACAGCTTTTCTAGCTTCGTCTTCGATATTTGGACGTACTACGTACATTACTTCATATGTTCTCATCAATTTACACCTCCTTGTGGTCTATGCGGCCTAATAACTCAGTATTAAGCAAGGAATAATTTTCATTACTCACAATCAAGAATTATAGCATAGAGTATTACTTTTTACAATCTTTTTCTCGTTGATATCAAAGAAAAAGCCAATAGTGCATAAACACTACTGGCCTTTATCTTACACATTAAATCTAAAGTGTACAACGTCTCCGTCTTTCATTAGGTATTCTTTACCTTCTAATCTTACTTTACCCGCTTCTTTAGCACCGTTCATGCCGTTATTTGCTAATAAATCGTCATAACTTACGGTTTCTGCTCTTATAAAGCCTCTTTCGAAGTCTGTATGGATGATTCCGGCACATTGTGGTGCTGTCATGCCTTCTTTAAATGTCCATGCTCTTACTTCTTGTTCACCTGCTGTAAAGTATGTTGCTAATCCTAATAAGTTATATGATGCACGGATTAATTTGTCTAATCCTGCTTCTTCTACGCCTAAATCTTCTAAGAACATTTCGCAGTCTTCGTCATCTAATGTTGCTAATTCTTCTTCGATTTTTGCTGAAATCACGATAACTTGTGAACCTTCGTTACTTGCGTATTCTTCGATTTTTTGTACGAATTCGTTATTTTCTGGGTTTGCTACTTCATCTTCTGCTACGTTTGCTACATATAACATTGGTTTAGAAGTGAGTAAGCTTAAATGTTTCACGATTGCTTTTTCTTCTGGTGTGAATTCTAAACTTCTTACTGGGTTATTGTTTTCTAATGTTTCTTTAATTTTTGCTAATACTTTTTCTTCTGCTACGGCATCTTTATCTTTTTGTTTTGCCATTTTTGCTACTCTTTCATAGCGTTTTTCTACTGATTCTAAGTCAGCTAATACTAATTCCATATTAATAACTTCAATATCATCGATTGGATCTACTTTTCCTGATACGTGTGTAACATTTTCATCAACAAATGCACGTACGACTTGGCAAATCGCATCTACTTCACGGATATGTGATAAGAATTTATTTCCTAACCCTTCACCTTTAGATGCACCTTTAACGATACCTGCAATATCTGTAAATTCGAATGCTGTTGGTACAGTTTTCTTAGGTTTGACTAATTTCGTTAATTCTTGTAAACGATGGTCTGGTACTTCTACAATCCCTACATTTGGATCGATTGTTGCGAAAGGATAGTTCGCTGCAAGTGCTCCTGCTTTCGTAATTGCGTTAAATAATGTTGATTTACCTACGTTTGGTAATCCTACTATGCCAGCTGTTAATGCCATATTTTATTCACCTTGTCCTTTTACTAATATTTTTTTAATTTTTTTATTAAAATCTTGTCTTGGTAGCATGATACTACGAGAACATTCTTCACATTTTATTCTAACATCTGCACCGAGTCTTATAATTTTAAATCTATTATACCCACATGCGTGTTGTTTTTTCATTTCAACGATATCATTTAACTCATACGATTTGATCATATTTTTGCCTCCCGATTAGATGATTATTGAATGTTATTTGGATTATAAGAAACCATTGTTGGAATTGGCGCTTGAATACCTTCTTTATCGAAGAAAGATTTCACTTCTCTTCTTAAAATTCTAGCACCTGATAAATGTTGGTTTGGTTCTGTTTCACCTGCTATTTTAATTGTTGCTTCCCCTGCTGTCACAGTTTCTACACCTAAAATTTCAGGATCTTTAATGAAAATTTCATATCTTTCTTTAACTGTTGGTAAAAATTCATTTAACTTACTTTCAACTTCATCTAAATCTTCTTTAATAGATACGGGGATTTCTACAATAGCCATACCGTTATGAATTGAGAAGTTTACAATCTCATTCATTGTACCATTAGGAAGTATCGTTAAATCACCAGCAAACGATAATATTCTTGTAGATCTCATTCCTATTGATTGTACAGTACCTTCCGCAACAGTGGTACCTGTAGTATTAATTTTTATATAATCGCCAACATCAAATTGATTTTCGAAAATAATAAAGAAGCCTGTAATGACATCTTTCACTAAAGTTTGTGCGCCGAAACCAATTGCCAACCCTACAACACCGGCACCAGCAATAATACTTTCAACTCTTATACCTAAATTGCTTAAAATGGTTGTCGCAACTATAAACCATACGACATAGGAAATAACATTTTGAAGTAAGTTAACCATTGTTTTAGCGCGCTTGTTAGACTTCCCTACCCTCTTAGTTCCGTATTTCGTTGTAAAGAATTTCTCTACGACTTTATGAAGTACTTTAATAATGACGTAAGCTAATACAATGTAGAATATGCCAATTAATATTTGTTCTATCCACTTCTGCCAATTTTCTGGATCCATAAATGGGGCTATCAATTTATGGATGATGTTCATAATCTTATTCACTTTTACACCTCTTATTCTTCTAACAATAATTCTAATATTCTCTTATATTCTTCTTCAGAATTAAATTCAAGAGAAATTTTGCCTGCTTTTTTAGTCTTAGAAATATCAATATTCGTTCCAAATTTTTCTTTTAATTGATATTCATGTTTGACTAAGAAATTAGGTTTCGATTGTTTCGTTTTCTTTTTCTTATCTTGGCCATGAGCATTTAATTGTTTAATATATTCTTCTAATGCTCTAACACTCATATGTTCTTTTACAACTTTTTTAGCCACTTGATCTAGTTGATGTTTTTTATCTAATCCAAGTAATGTTCTACCATGTGCACTTGATATTTTTTCTTCGTTGATTAATTTTTTTACACTTGGTGGCAAGTTCAGCAACCTTAAGACATTTGCAATGTATGATCTTGATTTCCCTAATCTATCTGCTACATCTTGTTGTTTTAAATTCAGTTCTTCCATCATCATCGCATAACTTTTTGCTTCTTCTAGAGGTTTTAAATTCTCACGTTGAATATTCTCAATAATTGCAAGTTCTAACATTTCTTCATCGGTTAAATTTTTAATGATTGCCGGTACTGACTCTTTGTTAGCTAATTGGCTTGCTCTAAATCTTCTTTCACCTACAACGATGTCGTATCCTTTTATTGTTTCTCTTACGACGATTGGTTGTAATACACCATGTTGTGAAATTGACTGCGTTAAATCTCTCAAAGCTTCTTCATCAAAATAATCTCTCGGTTGATATGGATTCCTTCTTAATTTTTCTAAAGGAAGTTCAACAATTTTATCATGACTATGGTTATAAGAAATCTTATCTGTTAATGCCTGATTTCTTTCTTTCATTTCATCACCACGTTATTTATTCTCGTATGTTTCACGTAAAACATCCAAATTAGATTATAACAATTTTGAAAAGGATATGCACAAAAGAAAAGTTGAGTGATAAATTAAAATATTCAGAAAAGTTGTTGACAAAAAAATATACGCATAGTATTGTGTAATATATCAACAACGAAAACAAATAAAATCACGATAAAAAGGAAAGTAAATCTTACACTGCAATCATCAGAGAGTTCCCATTTGCTGAAAGGGAACATTGAAAGAAAGATTGAAAATGGCCTTGGAGTGGTGGCATCGATATTGAGGTGTCAACGGGATCGCCCGTTATAGCGATACAGTATTAAAGTCTCTTTAGCGATGATGGCGTACTGGAATTTGTTCACTTATTTTACTGCCATTATATCTTCTTGAAGGAGACTCGTACTTATAGAGGTAATGTCAGTAATGTCATTGCGAACAAAGGTGGTACCGCGAGCTAAGCTTTCGTCCTTTACATCCGATTCATTTCGGGTTTAAAGGACGGAAGCTTTTTTTATTTTTATTTTTAAATTCATTAGGGAGGAAGGCTATTATGAAATCTACTCAACTCGCTCAAATTTCATTAACTAAAGACCATACCGGGGCAACTACAAACCCGATTTATCTTTCAACAGCCTATCAACATGAAAAATTAGGTTGTTCAACCGGCTTTGATTATACAAGAACGAAAAATCCAACTCGCTCAAATTTTGAAGAGGCATTTGCCAAACTTGAAGGTGGTAAATACTCATTTGCAACTTCAAGCGGTATGGCTAGTATCCAATTAGTTTGTAACTTATTTAAACCAAATGATGAAATCTTAGTGTCATTCGATTTATATGGCGGCACATTTAGACTATTTGAATTTTATGAAAAACAATACAACATCAAATTTAAGTACATTGATTTTTCAAATATTGATGAAGTAAACGCATCGATTAATGAACATACACACGCATTCTTTATTGAACCCATTTCAAATCCGTTAATGTTCTCAGTAGACTTAAAGCCTTTATATGAAATTGCACAAGCAAGAAATATATTAACGATTATCGATAACACGTTCTTAACACCTTACTTATCAACACCATTAAAAGACGGTGCTGACATCGTCTTACATTCTGCTACAAAGTACATAAGTGGTCATAATGATGTGTTAGCTGGCATTGTCACTGTATCAGATGACTACTTAGGTGAATTGCTTGGCCAATTTCATAATATGATCGGTGCAACACTCTCACCATTCGATAGTTATTTATTACTAAGAGGCTTAAAGACATTACATTTACGACTTGACCGTTCTACTGAAAATGCTCAAAAGTTAGCACAATCACTTCAATCTGTTGAAAGCATTGATGAAGTTCTTTACTCAGGTCAAACCGGAATGTTAAGTATCCGTTTAAACAATGCATATAGCGTTGATAGCTTCTTACAAAATATTAAATTATGTATATTTGCTGAAAGTCTTGGCGGTACTGAAACATTTATCACATTCCCATATACACAAACACATGTAGATATGGCAGATGAAGAAAAAGATAAACGCGGTATAGATGAATATTTACTCCGTTTATCTATTGGAATAGAAGATTATGAAGATATTTACAAAGACATACTACAAGCCTTAAAAAATTCAAGAAAAGAAGGAGTGTCAATATGAGCTATTCAAAAGAAACATCTTTAATATTGGATTCCACTAGAGGTAACGAGCACTTATCAAGCAATCAACCATTATATTATTCATCCACTTATCATCAAGAAACTTTAGGTGGCAATCAAGAATTTGACTATGCACGCAGTGGTAACCCTAATAGAAAGTTACTTGAAGAAAAGTTAGCAGATTTAGAAGGCGGTAATTACGGATTTGCATTTAGTTCAGGAATTGCTGCAATAACAGCTGTCTTCTTAACATTGAAACCAGGAGACCACGTGATTCTACCAGATGATGTTTACGGTGGAACGTTCAGACTAACAGAGCAAATTCTTAAGAAATTTGAAATAGAATTTACAACTGTCGATCAAACAGACTTACAAAATATCAAAGAAGCTGTTCAAGAAAATACGAAACTTATCTATGTTGAAACACCTTCTAACCCACTTTTTAAAGTGACAGATATTGATGGTGTTAGCCAAATTGCACGTAAACACGACGCACTATTAGCTGTCGATAATACATTTATGACACCGTTAGGACAATCACCATTGAAACTAGGTGCTGACATTGTCGTTCATTCAGCTACGAAATTCTTAGGCCGTCACAGTGACCTCATAGCAGGCGCAGTAGTCGTGAATGACCCAGAACTTAAAAATGAAATTTATCTTATTCAAAATGGTACAGGTTCTGGATTAAGCGTTTATGATTCTTGGACACTTGCTAAACATTTAAAGACATTACCAATTAGATTTAAACAATCTGTTTATAACACAGAACAAATTTATAGATATTTAATCGATAATGAAGCAATTGAAACAGTCTATTATCCAATCACAAATGACACACATTTAAGACAAGCTAAAAATGGCGGTGCCGTACTCGGATTCAGACTTAAAGATGAATCAAAAGCACAAGCATTTGTTGACCATCTTAATATCCCACTTGTATCTGTAAGCTTAGGCGGTGTTGAAACGATTCTTTCTCACCCAGCTACAATGAGTCACGCAGCCATCCCTGAAGAAGTGAGAGCTGAACGTGGTATCACTAACGGATTATTTAGATTGTCAGTCGGCTTAGAAGATGTCAAAGAATTGATCACAGATATCGATTGGGCATTAAAGGAGGCTACATATGAGTCTAAAAGAAGCGTTAAAGAACCAAATTTTAGTAGCTGACGGAGCAATTGGAACCATCCTCTACTCTGAAGGATTGGATACTTGTCCAGAAAGTTATAATTTGACACACCCTAACAAGATAGAACAAATTCACCGTTCTTATATTGAAGCTGGTGCAGATATTATTCAAACAAACACGTACGGTGCAAATTTTGAGAAGCTTCAAGATTTTAATTTAGAACATCGCGTAAAAGAAATTCATCGTGAAGCTGTTCAAATCGCTAAAAGAGCGAGCAACGATCATACGTTTATTCTAGGTACGGTAGGCGGTTTTCGTAATATCAAAAAGAGTAACTTATCAATTGAAGCCATTCAATATCATACAGAGATTCAAATTGAAACACTTGTTAATGAAGGTGTAGATGGTATTTTATTTGAAACATACTACGATTTAGAAGAATTGCTTGCTGTCTTAAAAGATACAAAAGCAAGATACGACATTCCGATTATTGCTCAACTAACAGCTAGTAATACAAATTATTTGAGAAATGGCACACCTATACCAGATGCATTAGAAACATTAGTGAAAGCCGGTGCAGATGTCGTTGGTTTAAATTGTCATCACGGTCCATATCATATGATTAAGACATTTAAACATATTGACTTACCTGATCATGCTTACCTTTCTTGTTATCCAAATGCAAGTTTGCTGGATTTAGAAGACAACGACTTGAAATACAATAACAACTCAGATTACTTTTCAGATGCAGCTAAAGAGCTCGTTAACCAAGGCGTGAGATTAATAGGTGGATGTTGTGGTACAACACCAGAACATATTAAAAAAATAAAGAATGTCGTCAAAGATTTAAAGCCTATCAAGCACAAAAATGTTATACCAATCGAAACAAAACAGTACAAAAAGCAAAATAAAGAAGAACCTAGTATTAAAGAGCTTGTTCAACAAAGACCAACCGTTATTGTTGAATTAGATACACCTAAACATTTAGATACGAATAAATTTTTCAATGGGATACAAGCTCTAGAAGATGCAGGTGTAGATGCAGTCACACTTGCTGACAATTCCCTAGCAAGCGTAAGAATTTCTAACATTGCCGCAGCAAGTATCATTAAACAAAAGTATAAAATTAGACCACTCGTACACTTAGCTTGCCGTGATAGAAACTTAATCGGCTTGCAATCTCATCTAATGGGACTTTCGTTACTTGGCATTAATGACATACTAACGATTACGGGTGACCCTTCTAAAGTGGGTAACTTCCCAGGCGCAACAAGTGTATTCGACGTTAATTCTAGCGGATTAGCTGAAATCATTACACAGTTTAATCAAGGTATAAACGCAGATGGAGATACATTGAGAAGCAATACCAACTTCTCTGTTGCAGGTGCATTCAATCCAAATGTAAGACGACTAGAACCAGCAGTCAAAAGATTAGAAAAAAAGATTGAATCTGGAATGGAATACTTTATTACACAACCGATTTATGAACCTGAAAGAGTTAAAGAAATATATGAAGCAACCAAACATATAGACGCCCCGATTTTCATTGGTATTATGCCAATTACGAATTACAATAACGCACTCTTCTTACACAACGAAGTACCTGGTATTAAACTATCAGATACGGTGCTAAACGCCTTTGAAAAAGTCAAAGATGACAGAGATGCTACAAGAGAACTCAGTATTAATTTGAGTAAACAATTGATTGATGCAGTACACCAATATTTTAATGGACTGTACTTAGTTACACCATTTTTAAAATATGATTTAACAGTTGAATTAGCAAATTATTCAAAACTAAAAACTGGAACACAAACCAAGGAGGCAATATTATGACAATTAAAACATCAAATTTAGGATTCCCAAGACTAGGTAAGAAAAGAGAATGGAAAAAAGCCATCGAAAGTTACTGGGCTAAAAAAATAGATAAAGCCGAATTAGATCAAACGTTGCAGGATTTACACAAAGAAATTTTAACAATTCAGAAAGACCATCACGTTGATCATATCCCTACTGGTGACTTCTCACTTTATGATCACGTGTTAGATACATCATTACTATTTAACATTATTCCAGAACGTTTCCAAGGACGTTCTGTAGATGACGATTTATTATTCGATATTGCACGTGGTAACAAAGATCATGTTGCAAGTGCGTTAATCAAATGGTTCAACACAAACTATCACTACATCGTACCTGAATGGGACAACGTGTCACCTCAATTAAATAACAATGTGTTACTTGAGAAATTCAACTTCTCTAAAGAAGTTGGTGTAACATCTCACCCAGTTATTCTTGGTCCTGTTACATACGTAGCCTTATCTAAAGGTGGAGACCAAAGTTTCGACGAAAAAGTAAGAACACTTTTACCATTATATAAAGACGTATTCGAGCAATTAACTGAAGCTGGCGCTGAATACATCCAAGTAGATGAGCCAATTCTCGTAACAGACGGTGCAGCTGATCTTCAAGATATTACGAAAGAAGCATATGAATTCTTTAACGAAGCGGCACCTGCTGCGAAACTTGTCTTACAAACATATTTCGAACGCGTAGATTTAAACTTTGTTGGTCAATTACCAGTCTATGGATTCGGTTTAGACTTTGTACATGACAATGGTTTCAACTTACAACAAATCAAAGATGGCTTATTCCCTAAAGAAAAAGCTTTATTCGCTGGTATCGTTGATGGTAGAAATGTTTGGTCAACTAATATTGAAGAGAAGAAAGCTTTAATCGAAACATTACAATCTTATACAGATGAATTAGTGATTCAACCATCTTCTTCATTATTACATGTACCAGTTACTTTAGAAGAAGAAACATTAGACGACTCAGTTCGTGAAGGCTTAAGCTTTGCGACTGAAAAATTAGACGAACTATATGCTTTAAAACAATTATTTAACGAAAATGATGACACTTTATATAACGAATTAAAAGCGCAATATGAACGCTTTGAAAGTCAATCATTCAAACAACTAGAATATGACTATGACTCAGTTAAATCAGAACGTACTACACCATTTAAAGAAAGAAAAGTCTTACAAAATCAAGTATTAAATTTACCAGACTTACCAACAACAACGATTGGTTCATTCCCTCAATCAAGAGAAGTACGTAAATACCGTGCTGATTGGAAAAACAATCGTATTTCAGATGAAAAATACGAAGAATTCGTACAAAATGAAATTAAACGTTGGATTGAAATTCAAGAAGAAATCGGATTAGACGTATTAGTACACGGTGAATTTGAACGTAATGACATGGTTGAATTCTTCGGTGAAAAGCTAAACGGATTCTTAGTAACTAATTTTGGTTGGGTTCAATCATATGGTTCTCGTGCCGTTAAGCCACCAATCATTTACGGAGATGTTAAATGGACAGCTCCATTAACAGTTAAAGAGACATTATATGCTCA encodes:
- the rpsR gene encoding 30S ribosomal protein S18, which gives rise to MAGGPRRGGRRRKKVCYFTANGITHIDYKDTDLLKKFISERGKILPRRVTGTSAKYQRMLTVAIKRARHMALLPYVKEEQ
- the ssb gene encoding single-stranded DNA-binding protein, with product MINRVVLVGRLTKDPEYRVTPSGVQVATFTLAINRTYTNQQGEREADFINCVVFRRPAENVNNYLSKGSLAGVEGRLQSRSYENQEGRRVYVTEVVCDSVQFLEPKGANQRQSGNDNQSYNQNNNEFQNYGQDFGGNQQQGQKAPSNQQSNNQQSSNPFANANGPIDISDDDLPF
- the rpsF gene encoding 30S ribosomal protein S6; this translates as MRTYEVMYVVRPNIEDEARKAVVERFKGILSSNGSEIIEEKDWGKRRLAYEIQDFTEGFYNIVRVKSENDEAISEFDRLAKISDDIIRHIVVREEEK
- the ychF gene encoding redox-regulated ATPase YchF codes for the protein MALTAGIVGLPNVGKSTLFNAITKAGALAANYPFATIDPNVGIVEVPDHRLQELTKLVKPKKTVPTAFEFTDIAGIVKGASKGEGLGNKFLSHIREVDAICQVVRAFVDENVTHVSGKVDPIDDIEVINMELVLADLESVEKRYERVAKMAKQKDKDAVAEEKVLAKIKETLENNNPVRSLEFTPEEKAIVKHLSLLTSKPMLYVANVAEDEVANPENNEFVQKIEEYASNEGSQVIVISAKIEEELATLDDEDCEMFLEDLGVEEAGLDKLIRASYNLLGLATYFTAGEQEVRAWTFKEGMTAPQCAGIIHTDFERGFIRAETVSYDDLLANNGMNGAKEAGKVRLEGKEYLMKDGDVVHFRFNV
- a CDS encoding DUF951 domain-containing protein, producing the protein MIKSYELNDIVEMKKQHACGYNRFKIIRLGADVRIKCEECSRSIMLPRQDFNKKIKKILVKGQGE
- a CDS encoding mechanosensitive ion channel family protein; this encodes MNKIMNIIHKLIAPFMDPENWQKWIEQILIGIFYIVLAYVIIKVLHKVVEKFFTTKYGTKRVGKSNKRAKTMVNLLQNVISYVVWFIVATTILSNLGIRVESIIAGAGVVGLAIGFGAQTLVKDVITGFFIIFENQFDVGDYIKINTTGTTVAEGTVQSIGMRSTRILSFAGDLTILPNGTMNEIVNFSIHNGMAIVEIPVSIKEDLDEVESKLNEFLPTVKERYEIFIKDPEILGVETVTAGEATIKIAGETEPNQHLSGARILRREVKSFFDKEGIQAPIPTMVSYNPNNIQ
- a CDS encoding ParB/RepB/Spo0J family partition protein encodes the protein MKERNQALTDKISYNHSHDKIVELPLEKLRRNPYQPRDYFDEEALRDLTQSISQHGVLQPIVVRETIKGYDIVVGERRFRASQLANKESVPAIIKNLTDEEMLELAIIENIQRENLKPLEEAKSYAMMMEELNLKQQDVADRLGKSRSYIANVLRLLNLPPSVKKLINEEKISSAHGRTLLGLDKKHQLDQVAKKVVKEHMSVRALEEYIKQLNAHGQDKKKKTKQSKPNFLVKHEYQLKEKFGTNIDISKTKKAGKISLEFNSEEEYKRILELLLEE
- a CDS encoding PLP-dependent transferase, which gives rise to MKSTQLAQISLTKDHTGATTNPIYLSTAYQHEKLGCSTGFDYTRTKNPTRSNFEEAFAKLEGGKYSFATSSGMASIQLVCNLFKPNDEILVSFDLYGGTFRLFEFYEKQYNIKFKYIDFSNIDEVNASINEHTHAFFIEPISNPLMFSVDLKPLYEIAQARNILTIIDNTFLTPYLSTPLKDGADIVLHSATKYISGHNDVLAGIVTVSDDYLGELLGQFHNMIGATLSPFDSYLLLRGLKTLHLRLDRSTENAQKLAQSLQSVESIDEVLYSGQTGMLSIRLNNAYSVDSFLQNIKLCIFAESLGGTETFITFPYTQTHVDMADEEKDKRGIDEYLLRLSIGIEDYEDIYKDILQALKNSRKEGVSI
- the metC gene encoding cystathionine beta-lyase MetC, with the translated sequence MSYSKETSLILDSTRGNEHLSSNQPLYYSSTYHQETLGGNQEFDYARSGNPNRKLLEEKLADLEGGNYGFAFSSGIAAITAVFLTLKPGDHVILPDDVYGGTFRLTEQILKKFEIEFTTVDQTDLQNIKEAVQENTKLIYVETPSNPLFKVTDIDGVSQIARKHDALLAVDNTFMTPLGQSPLKLGADIVVHSATKFLGRHSDLIAGAVVVNDPELKNEIYLIQNGTGSGLSVYDSWTLAKHLKTLPIRFKQSVYNTEQIYRYLIDNEAIETVYYPITNDTHLRQAKNGGAVLGFRLKDESKAQAFVDHLNIPLVSVSLGGVETILSHPATMSHAAIPEEVRAERGITNGLFRLSVGLEDVKELITDIDWALKEATYESKRSVKEPNFSS
- a CDS encoding bifunctional homocysteine S-methyltransferase/methylenetetrahydrofolate reductase gives rise to the protein MSLKEALKNQILVADGAIGTILYSEGLDTCPESYNLTHPNKIEQIHRSYIEAGADIIQTNTYGANFEKLQDFNLEHRVKEIHREAVQIAKRASNDHTFILGTVGGFRNIKKSNLSIEAIQYHTEIQIETLVNEGVDGILFETYYDLEELLAVLKDTKARYDIPIIAQLTASNTNYLRNGTPIPDALETLVKAGADVVGLNCHHGPYHMIKTFKHIDLPDHAYLSCYPNASLLDLEDNDLKYNNNSDYFSDAAKELVNQGVRLIGGCCGTTPEHIKKIKNVVKDLKPIKHKNVIPIETKQYKKQNKEEPSIKELVQQRPTVIVELDTPKHLDTNKFFNGIQALEDAGVDAVTLADNSLASVRISNIAAASIIKQKYKIRPLVHLACRDRNLIGLQSHLMGLSLLGINDILTITGDPSKVGNFPGATSVFDVNSSGLAEIITQFNQGINADGDTLRSNTNFSVAGAFNPNVRRLEPAVKRLEKKIESGMEYFITQPIYEPERVKEIYEATKHIDAPIFIGIMPITNYNNALFLHNEVPGIKLSDTVLNAFEKVKDDRDATRELSINLSKQLIDAVHQYFNGLYLVTPFLKYDLTVELANYSKLKTGTQTKEAIL